Proteins encoded by one window of Serratia nevei:
- the tyrR gene encoding transcriptional regulator TyrR, which yields MRLEVFCEDRLGLTRELLDLLVSRSIDLRGIEIDPIGRIYLNFSQLDFDTFRALMAEIRRIAGVTDVRTVSFMPSEREHRALRALLESMPEPVFSIDMKGKVELANPAAQALFSLNEDKIRNQTAGALIGGYNFSRWLESEHTAPHSERVVIRSQDFLMDITPIYLEDEQQQQAAVGAVVMLKSTARMGRQLQNLSVNDDTEFDHIVAVSAKMRHVLEQARKLAMLDAPLLIVGDTGTGKDILARACHLRSPRGKQPFLALNCAALPDDVVESELFGHAPGAYPNALEGKKGFFEQANGGSVLLDEIGEMSPRMQTKLLRFLNDGTFRRVGEEHEVHVDVRVICATQKNLTELVQRGEFREDLYYRLNVLTITIPPLRERPQDIMPLTELFVARFADEQGVARPKLASDLGGFLSKYGWPGNVRQLKNAIYRALTQTEGYELRPQDIVLPEFEVEMSLGDEVLEGSLDDISKRFERSVLTRLYRTYPSTRKLAKRLGVSHTAIANKLREYGLSSRKGGAEGEE from the coding sequence ATGCGTTTGGAAGTATTTTGCGAAGACCGCCTCGGTCTCACTCGAGAATTACTCGATCTTTTGGTATCGCGCAGCATTGACTTACGTGGCATCGAGATCGATCCCATCGGCCGCATTTACCTCAATTTCTCCCAGCTGGATTTCGATACTTTCCGCGCGCTGATGGCGGAGATCCGCCGCATCGCCGGCGTAACCGACGTGCGCACCGTCAGCTTTATGCCTTCCGAACGCGAGCATCGCGCGCTGCGTGCGCTGCTGGAATCGATGCCGGAACCGGTGTTCTCTATCGATATGAAGGGCAAGGTCGAGCTGGCCAACCCGGCGGCACAGGCGCTGTTCAGCCTGAACGAAGACAAGATCCGCAACCAGACCGCCGGAGCGCTGATCGGCGGCTATAACTTCAGCCGCTGGCTGGAGAGCGAGCATACGGCGCCGCACTCCGAGCGGGTGGTGATTCGCAGCCAGGACTTCCTGATGGACATCACGCCCATCTATCTGGAAGACGAACAGCAGCAGCAAGCCGCGGTCGGCGCGGTGGTGATGCTGAAGTCCACCGCGCGCATGGGCCGCCAGCTGCAAAATCTCTCGGTGAACGACGATACCGAATTCGACCACATCGTCGCGGTAAGCGCCAAGATGCGCCACGTGCTGGAGCAGGCGCGCAAGTTGGCGATGCTCGATGCGCCGCTCCTGATCGTCGGCGATACCGGTACCGGCAAGGATATTTTGGCCCGCGCCTGCCATTTGCGCAGCCCGCGCGGCAAACAGCCGTTCCTGGCGCTGAACTGCGCTGCACTGCCGGATGACGTGGTGGAGAGCGAGCTGTTCGGCCATGCGCCGGGCGCTTATCCCAACGCGCTGGAAGGCAAGAAAGGCTTCTTCGAGCAGGCCAATGGCGGTTCGGTGCTACTGGATGAGATCGGCGAAATGTCGCCGCGCATGCAGACCAAACTGCTGCGTTTCCTCAACGACGGCACCTTCCGTCGCGTTGGCGAAGAGCATGAGGTGCACGTCGACGTGCGCGTGATCTGCGCCACCCAGAAAAACCTCACCGAGCTGGTGCAGCGCGGTGAATTCCGCGAAGACCTCTATTACCGCCTCAACGTGCTGACCATCACCATCCCGCCGCTGCGCGAGCGTCCGCAGGACATCATGCCGCTGACTGAGCTGTTCGTGGCGCGCTTCGCCGATGAGCAGGGTGTGGCGCGGCCCAAGCTGGCGAGCGATCTGGGCGGCTTCCTCAGCAAGTACGGCTGGCCGGGCAACGTGCGCCAGCTGAAAAACGCCATCTACCGCGCGCTGACGCAAACCGAAGGCTATGAGCTGCGGCCGCAGGATATCGTGTTGCCGGAGTTCGAGGTGGAGATGTCGCTGGGCGACGAGGTGCTGGAGGGCTCGCTGGACGACATCAGCAAGCGTTTCGAGCGCTCGGTGCTGACGCGCCTGTATCGCACCTATCCTAGCACCCGCAAGCTGGCGAAGCGCCTGGGCGTTTCTCATACCGCCATCGCCAACAAGCTGCGCGAGTATGGCCTGAGCAGCCGTAAAGGCGGCGCCGAGGGCGAGGAATAA